The Pleuronectes platessa chromosome 10, fPlePla1.1, whole genome shotgun sequence genome contains a region encoding:
- the si:ch211-269k10.4 gene encoding uncharacterized protein si:ch211-269k10.4: MACADVNLDIQRADEESFSLNQVERPLVQQYKAVELVPEVKGPLHNLLQKQPAVLGSLQMMSGFLSVGVGIFFAVTQEMGESLFTMFRLSHLTGVIFIFAGAVSNLLFKYPGLLPLSFGVNFAGIIAAVVAACLISVDLVQWNPRNEHHLRIEVLELCVMGLEVFLSAILCFFFVKEKRAK, from the exons ATGGCCTGTGCTGATGTAAACCTGGATATCCAAAGAGCTGACGAGGAGTCGTTCAGCCTAAACCAAGTTGAGCGGCCTCTGGTGCAACAGTACAAAGCTGTAGAGCTGGTGCCAGAAGTCAAAGGGCCACTGCACAACCTCCTGCAGAAACAACCTGCTGTGCTGGGG TCTCTGCAGATGATGAGCGGGTTCCTCAGTGTCGGAGTGGGGATTTTCTTCGCTGTGACCCAGGAAATGGGAGAGTCACTTTTCACCATGTTCAGACTTTCCCACCTGACTGGAGTGATC ttCATCTTTGCTGGAGCTGTTTCCAACCTGCTCTTCAAATATCCAGGATTACTGCCT CTGTCCTTTGGGGTTAACTTTGCGGGTATCATCGCAGCTGTGGTTGCAGCCTGTCTGATAAGCGTCGACCTGGTTCAATGGAATCCGAGGAATGAGCACCATTTGAGG ATTGAAGTTCTGGAACTTTGTGTGATGGGGCTTGAGGTTTTCCTCTCTGCGATTCTCTGCTTCTTTTTCGTTAAAGAGAAACGTGCCAAATGA
- the LOC128449552 gene encoding uncharacterized protein LOC128449552: MKTTFVCNESMVISIPIGKLKDAGPADLMPEKFTCVFKDSYKIFVINGKPKPLGAAQALAGVFLCCLGLIVGEAMLINTVPSVLFVVSGLLSYAAGRGPHMGVAKLSFSLNIISFFWSVAAFTLGVIVSQPSPHYLPHNPLFYGVNGVILSLLVVEGSLALFLIYWLSKAVCRQHFNTLPIILLKHGD; this comes from the exons ATGAAGACGACTTTTGTGTGCAACGAATCGATGGTCATCTCTATTCCCATCGGGAAACTAAAGGATGCTGGACCGGCTGACCTGATGCCAGAGAAATTCACTTGTGTGTTCAAGGACTCCTACAAGATCTTTGTCATCAATGGGAAACCTAAACCTCTCGGA gCAGCTCAAGCCCTCGCTGGTGTGTTTCTTTGCTGTCTTGGTCTGATTGTGGGAGAAGCAATGCTGATCAACACTGTACCCAGTGTTCTG TTTGTGGTCTCTGGTTTGCTGTCCTATGCTGCAGGAAGAGGTCCGCATATGGGTGTG GCAAAGCTGTCGTTCTCTCTGAacatcatcagcttcttctggtCAGTTGCAGCGTTCACTCTCGGTGTGATCGTCTCACAACCTTCACCTCATTACCTCCCCCATAACCCG CTGTTCTATGGAGTCAATGGAGTGATACTAAGTTTGCTGGTTGTTGAAGGCTCCCTCGCCCTGTTCTTGATCTACTGGTTAAGTAAAGCTGTTTGCAGGCAACACTTCAACACTTTG cccaTCATACTGCTGAAACATGGAGACTGA
- the LOC128449890 gene encoding urokinase plasminogen activator surface receptor, with amino-acid sequence MLLLLIFGIVLLPKASTLKCYQCTPDASGSCVDTEQECPSNGFQCGALRVSSYAGASKLTDISMKMCAMAEQCVEGSLNFGVSRTFITSKCCNSELCNSQPAPEPGKSTPNGKKCFRCDGQTCSGTLNCEGNEDHCISTTVDLGGEKMTMKGCASKVMCSDSQIAQLPGGFGVGLSCCQGNYCNSAISTRAGLLLLVAPLVTWVMLS; translated from the exons ATGCTTCTCCTCCTGATCTTTGGGATTGTGCTTCTTCCGAAAG CTTCCACTTTAAAGTGTTATCAGTGTACACCTGATGCGTCGGGATCCTGCGTAGACACAGAACAGGAATGTCCATCCAATGGTTTTCAGTGTGGTGCGCTGAGAGTCTCCTCATATGCAG GTGCTTCGAAACTCACCGACATCAGCATGAAAATGTGTGCTATGGCCGAGCAGTGTGTTGAGGGCTCGCTCAACTTTGGAGTCTCCAGGACGTTCATTACCAGCAAGTGTTGCAACTCCGAACTCTGCAACTCTCAACCTGCCCCAG AACCCGGGAAATCAACTCCCAATGGTAAAAAGTGCTTCCGCTGTGATGGACAGACGTGTAGTGGAACTCTAAACTGCGAGGGGAATGAGGACCACTGCATTTCAACAACAG tGGACCTCGGAGGTGAAAAGATGACCATGAAGGGCTGTGCCTCCAAAGTGATGTGCTCAGATTCTCAAATTGCACAGCTACCAGGGGGCTTCGGAGTAGGGCTGAGCTGCTGTCAGGGGAACTACTGCAACAGTGCCATCAGCACACGGGCCGGCCTCCTGCTCCTGGTGGCACCACTGGTCACTTGGGTCATGCTCTCTTAG